A region of Homalodisca vitripennis isolate AUS2020 unplaced genomic scaffold, UT_GWSS_2.1 ScUCBcl_3146;HRSCAF=8489, whole genome shotgun sequence DNA encodes the following proteins:
- the LOC124372422 gene encoding uncharacterized protein LOC124372422 — protein MLFLQDRNTPNETTDTITQDEHTNKDGDTANQSQTVNQDQVAGPSGETPRKRVSLPKEQSDRPGGGPQKKKKTTATEEALSIMRSIQGRHKGMDQFKSFGEQVGLRIKDLPSSNAQKIAKHLISNILFEAEMGKYDYGNPIGGSYSQPFYPTPNYVQQPISVPMPPACPNPNPCSEQLSFHGITQANSPDSVISSSLSTHTDNDSIDNMLMHL, from the exons ATGCTATTTCTCCAGGATCGAAATACACCTAACGAAACGACGGACACAATCACGcag gaCGAGCATACAAATAAAGATGGAGATACTGCAAACCAATCGCAAACTGTCAACCAGGACCAAGTTGCTGGACCAAGTGGAGAAACGCCTCGAAAACGTGTAAGTTTGCCAAAGGAACAGTCTGATCGGCCAGGCGGAGgcccacaaaagaaaaaaaagactaCAGCTACAGAAGAAGCTCTGTCAATTATGAGAAGTATCCAAGGTCGGCATAAAGGTATGGATCAGTTCAAATCTTTTGGAGAGCAAGTAGGACTGCGTATTAAAGACCTCCCATCATCAAATGCTCAGAAAATTGCAAAACACCTTATTAGTAATATTCTGTTTGAAGCAGAAATGGGCAAGTACGACTATGGCAACCCAATCGGCGGAAGTTACTCACAGCCATTCTACCCAACACCGAACTACGTACAACAACCGATTTCTGTCCCGATGCCACCAGCTTGTCCCAATCCAAACCCATGTAGTGAGCAGCTGTCTTTTCACGGAATCACACAGGCAAACTCTCCAGATTCAGTCATAAGCTCCTCGCTATCAACCCATACGGACAATGACTCTATCGACAATATGTTGATGcacctgtaa